From the genome of [Limnothrix rosea] IAM M-220, one region includes:
- a CDS encoding UPF0175 family protein, which yields MIQIQLNLPESAFSALRSTPDEFAQKLLISAIVKWYEVGIISQSKAAEIAGISRQAFMQALNEFEVSPFQITPEELIEEINRD from the coding sequence ATGATTCAAATACAACTGAACTTACCTGAAAGTGCCTTCTCTGCCCTGCGCAGCACCCCTGATGAATTTGCCCAAAAACTACTCATTTCTGCCATCGTCAAATGGTACGAAGTCGGTATTATTTCCCAATCAAAAGCCGCTGAAATTGCAGGTATTAGCCGTCAAGCCTTTATGCAAGCCCTTAACGAATTTGAAGTTTCGCCATTTCAGATTACGCCAGAAGAACTCATCGAGGAAATAAATCGTGACTAA
- a CDS encoding class I SAM-dependent DNA methyltransferase: MNAVEIEEAVSRLAAEPFDSVAFPFQFLEAFGNKKTTIKRLKSKKNSSNQSDIGGVLQRNNIHLKVCEAGQVTATLKELQDSKATKKYKAKFILATDGQDLEAENLNDGETIACSFVDFADYFGFFLPLAGITTVRQIRENAFDIKATSRLNRLYVELLRENPDWEQRQEGFNHFMARLIFCFFAEDTNIFHGEGLFTQTVAKMSAADGSNTHEVIGELFRAMAIALDQREVQGIKNWANGFPYVNGGLFCDDLSVPRFTKIARSYLIHVGNLNWQKINPDIFGSMIQAIADEDERGTLGMHYTSVPNILKVLNPLFLDDLREQLEAAGDNARKLLNLRKRLAKIRVFDPACGSGNFLVIAYKEMRAIEAEINRRRGDAARESVIPLTNFRGIEIRHFSCEVARLALVIAEYQCNVVYLGEQQANLLFLPLKAENWITCGNALRLDWLSLCPPTEKGVQVQREDLDVWQETKDEAEIDFENEGGETYICGNPPYLGSQWQSKEQKNDLEQIFAGRTKKWKSLDYVAGWFMKAADYGTQTQMTAAFVSTNSICQGRQVENLWKLIFQTKHEIVFAFTSFKWANLASHNAGVTVAIIGISLDSTANRKLFSLDQDRQVVLQETEHINAYLVAAPNVIVNSSNQPLSQISEMSFGNMANDGGFLTLDFSEAKQAINEFKVDPLYIRPFLGAREYIRGLERRCVWISAADVEKVENKWLDSRFKSVAEKRKKSNRSTTKELANFPFRFGEIRQTGSEIVTIIPKVSSETRDYLPVGLLNSGSIVSDLAFAMFDAPLWNMALIASRLHLVWIGTVCGKLKTDFRYSNTLGWNTFPVPTLTEQNKKDLTRCAEDILIARERYFPATIADMYDPKRMDKEFPLVREAHDRNDETLERIYIGRRFKNDTERLEKLFDLYTKMTT, translated from the coding sequence ATGAATGCGGTAGAGATTGAAGAAGCGGTTTCTCGGTTGGCGGCAGAACCTTTTGACTCAGTAGCTTTTCCGTTTCAGTTTTTAGAGGCATTTGGTAATAAAAAGACCACGATTAAGCGGCTAAAAAGTAAGAAAAATAGCTCGAACCAATCGGATATCGGCGGGGTGCTCCAGCGCAATAATATTCACCTCAAGGTGTGTGAAGCGGGACAGGTGACGGCAACGCTCAAGGAATTGCAGGACAGTAAGGCGACAAAAAAATATAAGGCAAAGTTTATTCTGGCGACGGATGGGCAGGATCTAGAGGCGGAAAATCTCAATGATGGGGAAACGATCGCCTGTTCTTTTGTTGATTTCGCGGATTATTTTGGTTTCTTTTTGCCGTTGGCGGGCATCACGACGGTGCGGCAGATTCGGGAAAATGCGTTTGATATCAAAGCAACTTCTCGGCTAAATCGGCTCTATGTGGAGCTACTGCGGGAAAATCCGGACTGGGAACAGCGGCAGGAAGGGTTTAATCATTTTATGGCGCGGCTAATCTTCTGCTTTTTTGCGGAGGATACGAATATTTTCCACGGGGAAGGGCTATTTACTCAGACTGTGGCAAAGATGAGTGCGGCGGATGGCTCGAATACTCATGAGGTGATCGGGGAGTTGTTTCGGGCGATGGCGATCGCCCTGGATCAGCGGGAAGTACAGGGGATTAAGAATTGGGCGAATGGGTTTCCTTATGTGAATGGGGGTTTGTTTTGTGATGATCTATCTGTGCCGCGTTTTACGAAGATTGCGCGTTCGTATCTCATTCATGTGGGAAATCTGAATTGGCAAAAGATTAATCCTGATATTTTTGGGTCGATGATTCAGGCGATCGCCGATGAGGATGAGCGGGGCACTTTGGGGATGCACTACACGAGTGTGCCGAATATTCTTAAGGTGCTAAATCCTTTGTTTCTGGATGATTTGCGGGAACAGCTAGAAGCGGCGGGGGACAATGCTCGGAAGTTGCTCAATCTGCGGAAACGGTTGGCGAAAATTCGGGTATTTGATCCGGCTTGTGGGTCAGGGAATTTTTTGGTGATTGCCTATAAGGAAATGCGGGCGATCGAGGCGGAAATTAATCGACGGCGGGGGGACGCAGCACGGGAGTCGGTGATTCCGTTAACGAATTTTCGGGGCATTGAGATTCGGCATTTTTCCTGTGAGGTGGCGCGGTTAGCGTTGGTGATCGCGGAGTATCAGTGCAATGTGGTTTATCTGGGGGAACAGCAGGCGAATTTGTTGTTTTTGCCGCTCAAGGCTGAGAACTGGATTACCTGTGGCAATGCGTTGCGGTTGGATTGGTTGAGTCTTTGTCCACCGACGGAAAAAGGGGTTCAGGTTCAGCGGGAAGATCTGGATGTGTGGCAGGAAACGAAGGACGAAGCGGAGATTGATTTTGAAAATGAAGGCGGCGAAACCTATATCTGTGGAAATCCACCCTATTTAGGAAGTCAGTGGCAATCAAAAGAACAGAAGAATGATCTAGAGCAAATTTTTGCAGGGAGGACGAAAAAGTGGAAGTCGCTGGATTACGTAGCGGGTTGGTTCATGAAAGCGGCAGATTATGGTACACAGACCCAAATGACAGCGGCTTTTGTTTCTACAAACTCAATTTGTCAAGGACGGCAAGTCGAAAATTTATGGAAGTTGATTTTTCAAACTAAACATGAAATTGTCTTTGCCTTTACGAGTTTCAAGTGGGCAAATCTTGCTAGTCATAATGCCGGAGTTACTGTCGCAATTATTGGAATTAGTTTGGACTCTACAGCAAATCGAAAATTATTTTCCCTAGATCAAGATAGACAAGTAGTACTTCAAGAAACAGAGCATATCAACGCCTATTTAGTCGCTGCTCCAAATGTCATTGTCAATTCATCTAATCAACCTTTATCGCAAATTAGTGAGATGAGCTTTGGCAATATGGCGAATGACGGAGGCTTCCTTACACTTGATTTTTCTGAAGCGAAGCAAGCAATTAATGAATTTAAAGTTGACCCACTATATATTCGTCCTTTTTTAGGAGCAAGAGAATACATTAGAGGACTTGAAAGAAGATGTGTTTGGATATCAGCGGCTGATGTAGAAAAGGTTGAAAATAAGTGGCTAGATAGTCGCTTTAAATCTGTTGCAGAAAAACGTAAAAAATCTAATCGATCAACTACTAAGGAACTCGCAAATTTTCCTTTTCGGTTCGGCGAAATACGTCAGACTGGCTCTGAAATTGTGACAATCATTCCAAAAGTATCTTCCGAAACACGGGACTATCTACCCGTTGGATTGCTTAACTCCGGTTCGATTGTGAGTGATTTGGCATTCGCAATGTTTGATGCGCCGTTGTGGAATATGGCATTGATTGCATCGCGGTTGCATTTAGTTTGGATTGGGACGGTGTGCGGCAAGCTAAAAACAGATTTTCGCTATTCAAATACCCTTGGTTGGAATACCTTTCCTGTGCCTACTCTCACGGAACAAAACAAAAAAGATTTGACCCGTTGTGCGGAGGATATCTTAATAGCGAGAGAGCGATATTTTCCCGCCACCATTGCCGATATGTATGACCCCAAGCGCATGGACAAAGAATTTCCCTTAGTGCGAGAAGCCCATGATCGCAACGACGAAACCCTAGAAAGAATCTACATTGGTCGCCGCTTTAAAAACGACACAGAACGCCTTGAAAAACTCTTTGACCTCTACACCAAAATGACAACTTAA
- a CDS encoding PIN domain-containing protein, giving the protein MKILFDTNILLDFLLQREPFFTEVAPLFKAIATGQIIGHVTATTITDIFYIARKHTKSIVKARQSIATILVSFDICPIDRYIIEAAYHSDISDFEDAVQIFAAIAQDVDAIVTRDRHDFENSPLPIYSPTELLEQI; this is encoded by the coding sequence ATGAAAATCTTATTTGACACCAATATTCTTTTGGATTTTTTATTGCAGCGCGAACCATTTTTCACAGAAGTAGCACCTCTATTCAAGGCGATCGCCACAGGTCAAATTATTGGTCATGTCACAGCCACAACAATCACGGATATTTTTTACATCGCTCGCAAACACACCAAAAGCATCGTCAAAGCGAGACAAAGTATTGCGACTATCCTCGTCAGTTTTGATATTTGTCCCATAGATCGCTACATCATTGAAGCCGCCTACCATTCAGACATTAGCGACTTTGAAGATGCTGTACAAATTTTTGCCGCTATTGCCCAAGATGTTGACGCTATTGTTACTCGCGATCGCCATGATTTTGAAAATAGCCCTCTCCCCATCTATTCCCCCACAGAGCTTTTAGAACAGATTTAA
- a CDS encoding addiction module antidote protein, which produces MTVETTSPWDAADYLNTKADIIAYLEAALEDGDPSLIIAALGDISRSKGMTYIARETGLGRESLYKALSNSGNPEFATVLKVINALGLRFQVTSLAQ; this is translated from the coding sequence ATGACAGTAGAAACCACTTCCCCTTGGGATGCCGCCGACTACCTCAACACGAAAGCAGACATTATTGCGTATCTAGAAGCCGCCTTAGAAGATGGCGACCCCTCTCTAATTATTGCCGCTCTAGGGGATATTTCCCGCTCGAAAGGCATGACTTACATCGCCCGCGAAACAGGCTTAGGCAGAGAAAGTCTCTATAAAGCCTTGTCTAACAGTGGCAACCCAGAATTTGCCACAGTACTTAAGGTCATCAACGCCCTCGGTCTACGGTTTCAGGTCACGTCTTTAGCGCAGTAA
- a CDS encoding DUF3370 domain-containing protein, translated as MSSTASEDTSVIAQSAGRLPKENEEAKESPDPDNTAEISEIEEAETIEELEEFLELDRDIPAFEPELPKILVDYQSVLPLPGELNQVPVFNSNSPEIITQEGILLSTFPKSTKRYPHAHLEAALEGRFDIFTHHISRPAGTPKTLYQGLIVNNPTGKRRSIRILQGLSYLNSQDAPFRELPPFIEDPNGHVFSGPGSRLVGDLLRGKNQEIFPELVSVPPYSTKILFSLPIPPSSSRSTYLQLESDGGLYLANLAKYEVTDFIEREVVDEEAWDRIQEERRQKPVETELEGLESDSKGFEIDFGRGEADESLFRIPTKIIRESFVRSPSLDEWRTLLTTGKLVEPRDLAPIPNPSSNQVIYGRVAGVSVGSQWHTTVTNLDKNKFIIPDVGKAVSFPISTTSTGTFNTEQVHSAPMLVRYPDTAWEGHGNYLVHYDLQFPLHNATDETQKVSLIFQTPIKQNQFSDRLTFFETPPDRVFYRGTVRVRYPDMWGDEVTDYYHLVQRRGERGQPLVTLDIPPNQTMDARVDFFYPPDATPPQVITVKTLDVGSETD; from the coding sequence GTGTCTTCGACGGCCTCTGAAGATACCTCGGTCATTGCCCAAAGTGCTGGCCGACTCCCTAAAGAAAACGAGGAAGCAAAGGAGTCCCCAGACCCCGATAATACCGCCGAAATTTCTGAGATAGAAGAAGCCGAAACGATTGAAGAGTTAGAAGAATTTCTGGAGCTTGACCGAGATATCCCTGCCTTTGAGCCAGAGTTGCCCAAGATATTAGTAGATTATCAGTCTGTATTGCCCCTACCGGGAGAGCTCAATCAAGTGCCGGTCTTTAACAGCAATAGCCCTGAGATTATTACCCAGGAAGGTATTCTACTATCGACATTTCCCAAAAGTACTAAAAGGTATCCCCATGCCCATCTCGAAGCAGCCTTGGAGGGGCGCTTTGATATTTTTACCCACCACATTTCCCGCCCTGCCGGAACCCCAAAAACCCTCTACCAAGGTCTCATTGTTAATAATCCCACGGGCAAACGCCGTAGTATTCGCATTTTGCAAGGGCTGAGTTATCTCAATAGTCAAGATGCCCCTTTTCGTGAGTTGCCTCCCTTTATCGAAGATCCTAATGGTCATGTTTTTTCTGGGCCGGGCTCGCGCTTAGTGGGTGATTTGTTGCGTGGGAAAAACCAAGAAATCTTTCCTGAGCTGGTTTCTGTGCCCCCCTACAGCACAAAAATTTTATTTAGCTTACCGATTCCGCCGAGTAGCTCCCGTTCAACCTATTTGCAGTTAGAGAGTGATGGGGGTCTTTATCTGGCTAATCTCGCTAAATATGAGGTGACAGATTTTATTGAGCGTGAAGTTGTTGATGAAGAGGCTTGGGATCGCATTCAGGAGGAGCGTCGCCAAAAACCTGTTGAAACGGAGTTGGAGGGGCTAGAGTCTGACTCGAAGGGCTTTGAGATTGATTTTGGTCGAGGTGAAGCTGATGAATCTTTATTCCGGATTCCGACAAAAATTATCCGTGAGTCTTTTGTGCGATCGCCGTCTTTAGATGAATGGCGTACGCTCCTGACTACAGGTAAATTAGTGGAGCCTCGCGATCTTGCTCCGATTCCCAACCCTAGTAGTAATCAAGTCATTTATGGGCGTGTGGCTGGGGTTTCTGTTGGTTCCCAGTGGCATACGACTGTTACTAATTTAGATAAAAATAAATTTATCATTCCAGATGTAGGTAAGGCGGTTTCTTTTCCCATTAGTACGACGAGCACTGGTACTTTTAATACGGAGCAAGTCCATAGTGCGCCGATGTTGGTGCGTTATCCGGATACGGCTTGGGAGGGACATGGCAACTATTTAGTCCATTATGATCTTCAGTTTCCGTTGCATAATGCCACTGATGAGACGCAAAAGGTTTCGCTGATTTTCCAAACACCGATTAAGCAAAATCAGTTTAGCGATCGCCTGACTTTTTTTGAAACGCCGCCGGATCGGGTATTTTACCGGGGCACAGTGCGAGTCCGCTACCCAGATATGTGGGGAGATGAAGTTACTGATTATTATCATTTGGTGCAGCGGCGCGGTGAGCGGGGGCAACCGCTTGTAACCTTAGATATTCCGCCAAATCAAACAATGGATGCACGGGTTGATTTTTTCTATCCTCCCGATGCAACGCCACCTCAGGTGATTACTGTTAAAACGTTAGATGTGGGAAGTGAAACTGACTAG
- the dinD gene encoding DNA damage-inducible protein D, translating into MQKDTVTTLTENFEAHAQQTENGIEYWLARDLQYLLGYAKWDNFLNVVSKAKTACEISGHDVADHFADVGKMVELGSGSQRQIDDIMLTRYACYLIAQNGDPKKQEIAFAQTYFAIQTRKAELIEQRLLEAERVSARKKLSKTEKELSRVIYEQTGSDRNFASIRSKGDTALFGKSTKAMKAQWKVPNNRPLADFAPTIILKAKDFATEITIFNSQQNQLSTEPQISREHITNNKAVRNTLLERGIRPESLPPAEDVKKVERRLASDQKKSMKNPDVLKD; encoded by the coding sequence ATGCAAAAAGACACCGTCACGACTCTTACCGAGAACTTTGAAGCCCATGCCCAGCAAACCGAAAACGGCATTGAATACTGGCTAGCCCGTGACCTTCAGTATCTCCTAGGGTATGCAAAATGGGACAACTTTCTTAATGTTGTTTCCAAAGCTAAAACAGCATGTGAGATTTCAGGACATGATGTTGCAGACCATTTTGCTGATGTCGGGAAAATGGTCGAACTTGGCTCAGGGAGCCAAAGACAGATAGATGACATCATGTTGACCCGTTACGCCTGCTACCTCATTGCTCAAAACGGCGATCCTAAAAAACAAGAAATTGCCTTTGCCCAAACTTATTTTGCAATCCAAACCAGAAAGGCAGAGTTAATTGAACAACGTTTACTGGAAGCCGAGAGAGTTTCTGCTCGAAAAAAACTATCCAAAACAGAAAAAGAACTTTCCAGAGTAATTTACGAACAAACAGGCAGTGATCGCAATTTTGCGTCAATTCGCAGCAAAGGAGATACGGCTTTATTTGGTAAATCAACAAAGGCAATGAAGGCTCAATGGAAAGTCCCAAATAATAGACCACTCGCAGACTTTGCACCCACAATTATCCTGAAAGCGAAGGATTTTGCAACAGAAATCACAATCTTTAATTCTCAGCAAAACCAACTGAGTACAGAACCACAAATTTCTAGGGAACACATCACAAATAACAAAGCAGTTCGGAATACTTTACTAGAAAGAGGTATTCGTCCTGAATCATTACCCCCTGCTGAAGATGTCAAAAAAGTTGAGCGACGACTTGCTTCAGATCAGAAAAAATCCATGAAAAATCCTGATGTCTTAAAGGATTAG
- a CDS encoding DUF2281 domain-containing protein — MTTAEKLYQLIPSLTDAQLSEVLDFAEFLHHKKSQNNHSKTPTTEIADAIETMAGLLRTDQSAPTDEEVALMLENRREAKYL; from the coding sequence ATGACCACAGCCGAAAAACTCTATCAACTCATTCCGAGCCTGACCGATGCCCAACTAAGTGAAGTACTCGATTTCGCTGAATTTCTGCACCATAAAAAGTCCCAGAACAATCATTCCAAAACTCCGACTACCGAAATTGCTGATGCAATAGAGACTATGGCAGGTCTTTTGAGAACCGATCAATCCGCCCCCACGGATGAGGAAGTTGCACTAATGCTAGAAAATCGACGAGAGGCAAAATACCTTTAA
- a CDS encoding low-complexity tail membrane protein: MVFDPYLWLHLVGLALLPLTLALVAIALAWGIPLPFSVLELVAIVLVGGVPVWVLQILRPWQPFGFLIFQIPPERMDERQKQILRLIQGTRQPLLNALGAVVMVILLWQIAHYSPLATGVSEGFLHWRIIGLGLAIAGFFLSNVIVQMSLTLLPTLFLSESTVTAIDPHPNVSIRRDFACWGIPMGQIFPSVRL; encoded by the coding sequence ATGGTTTTCGACCCGTATCTCTGGCTGCATTTAGTGGGTTTGGCGCTACTGCCGCTCACCTTGGCATTAGTGGCGATCGCCCTAGCTTGGGGGATTCCGCTACCATTTTCTGTACTGGAGTTAGTCGCTATTGTTCTAGTCGGTGGTGTACCCGTGTGGGTGTTGCAAATTTTGCGCCCGTGGCAACCCTTCGGATTTTTGATTTTTCAGATTCCACCAGAACGGATGGATGAACGCCAAAAACAAATTTTGCGCCTCATTCAGGGCACGCGCCAACCGCTACTCAATGCCCTTGGTGCAGTGGTGATGGTGATTCTCCTTTGGCAAATTGCCCACTATTCTCCCCTCGCGACAGGTGTTAGCGAAGGATTTTTGCACTGGCGAATTATCGGCTTAGGATTGGCGATCGCCGGCTTTTTCTTAAGCAATGTGATTGTCCAAATGTCCCTGACCCTTTTACCAACATTATTCCTATCAGAAAGTACCGTCACAGCCATTGACCCTCACCCCAACGTAAGCATCCGCCGCGACTTTGCCTGCTGGGGTATCCCGATGGGACAGATTTTCCCCAGCGTTCGACTCTAG
- a CDS encoding diflavin flavoprotein, with protein MVATPLKPEKNQTEKRLTIQTEQINEDTTTIRSLDWDRDRFDIEFGLQNGTTYNSYIIRGEKIALVDTSHAKFRQLYLDALTGEIDPTTIDYIIVSHTEPDHSGLIADVLKLAPQAVIVGAKVAIKFLKDLVHDPFEFIQVKSGDRLDLGKGHDLEFVSAPNLHWPDTIFTYDPKTLTLFTCDAFGLHYCSAATYDDDLKAITPDYRFYYECLMAPNARSVLSAMKRIDKLDSEITLVANGHGPLLKHNTKELMEWYREWSEAQTKGDKTAAVFYVSDYGYSDRISQAIAKGITKAGVAVEMVDLKVADPQDVHEIVGRAAGLVIGMPPLDSAYNDELSKAVGTILAASKDKQVFGMFESYGGNDEPIDPLLMKFRDTGLTTAFDSIRVKTEPDEALYQLCEESGTDLGQLLTQKEKLKARKSLDSDLDKAMGRISGGLYILTAQKGDVKGAMVASWVTQASFEPPGFTVAVAKDRAIESLMQVGDRFVLNILEEGKYQGLMKHFLKRFPPGADRFEGVNVQMAKNGSPILGEALAYLECEVMSRMEASDHWIVYSKVETGRVSNQEGLTAVHHRKVGNYY; from the coding sequence ATGGTTGCTACGCCCCTTAAACCCGAGAAAAATCAAACCGAAAAAAGATTAACGATCCAGACAGAACAGATTAACGAAGACACCACCACAATTCGTTCCCTTGACTGGGATCGCGATCGCTTCGATATCGAGTTCGGTTTACAGAACGGAACCACCTACAACTCCTACATTATCCGTGGCGAAAAAATTGCCCTTGTGGATACCTCCCACGCCAAATTCCGCCAGCTTTACCTCGATGCCTTGACGGGGGAAATTGATCCCACCACCATTGATTACATCATTGTCAGTCATACCGAACCTGACCATAGCGGTCTGATCGCAGATGTGCTAAAACTTGCGCCCCAAGCGGTAATTGTCGGCGCGAAAGTTGCTATCAAATTTCTGAAAGATTTAGTTCATGATCCTTTTGAATTTATTCAGGTCAAAAGCGGCGATCGCCTCGATTTAGGCAAAGGTCACGATCTTGAATTTGTGAGTGCGCCTAACCTGCATTGGCCAGACACCATTTTCACCTACGATCCCAAAACCCTAACACTGTTTACCTGTGATGCCTTTGGATTGCACTATTGCTCCGCCGCGACCTACGACGATGATTTGAAGGCCATTACCCCAGATTATCGTTTTTATTACGAATGTTTGATGGCTCCCAATGCCCGCTCTGTCCTCAGTGCCATGAAGCGCATCGACAAGCTCGACAGCGAGATTACCCTCGTCGCCAATGGCCATGGCCCCCTCCTCAAACACAACACGAAGGAGTTGATGGAGTGGTATCGCGAGTGGAGTGAAGCCCAAACAAAGGGCGATAAAACCGCAGCAGTATTTTACGTTTCCGACTACGGCTATAGTGATCGAATTTCTCAGGCGATCGCCAAAGGCATTACCAAAGCAGGCGTTGCCGTAGAAATGGTGGATCTCAAAGTGGCAGATCCCCAAGATGTCCACGAAATTGTGGGTCGCGCCGCCGGTTTGGTGATCGGGATGCCGCCCCTCGATAGCGCTTACAATGACGAGCTCAGTAAAGCTGTCGGTACAATCCTCGCAGCCTCCAAAGATAAGCAGGTCTTCGGGATGTTTGAGTCCTACGGTGGTAACGATGAACCCATCGATCCACTCCTCATGAAATTCCGCGATACAGGTCTAACCACGGCTTTCGACTCCATTCGCGTGAAGACAGAACCCGACGAAGCCCTCTACCAACTCTGTGAAGAATCCGGTACAGACCTTGGTCAACTTTTAACCCAAAAAGAAAAACTAAAAGCTCGTAAATCCCTTGATAGCGATCTCGATAAAGCCATGGGTCGCATTAGCGGTGGCCTCTACATTCTGACCGCTCAAAAAGGTGATGTGAAAGGGGCAATGGTCGCCTCATGGGTGACCCAAGCTAGTTTTGAACCACCCGGATTTACCGTTGCGGTTGCGAAGGATCGTGCCATTGAATCTCTCATGCAAGTCGGCGATCGCTTTGTGCTAAATATCCTTGAAGAAGGCAAGTATCAAGGCTTAATGAAACATTTCCTCAAGCGTTTCCCACCCGGTGCGGATCGTTTTGAAGGCGTAAATGTTCAGATGGCAAAAAATGGTTCGCCGATTCTTGGGGAGGCGTTAGCCTATTTAGAATGCGAAGTGATGAGCCGTATGGAAGCGAGCGATCACTGGATTGTCTACAGCAAAGTAGAAACGGGCAGAGTCTCCAATCAAGAGGGCTTAACCGCAGTCCACCACCGGAAAGTGGGTAACTACTATTAA
- a CDS encoding DUF3368 domain-containing protein: protein MTKRWVINASPIISLTKIDRIHLLEQLCDKMVIPQGVADEIKLGGYNDSAAIWIEKHAQPFIQPVSVIDPKVANWDLGLGESHVLSWAIEHSGYEAVLDDLAARKAAKVLQIPVRGTISVVILAKQQGFITSVREDLESLIEVGLRISPTLMKQAIALAGEA from the coding sequence GTGACTAAACGTTGGGTCATCAACGCTTCGCCGATTATCAGTCTCACTAAAATTGATCGTATTCATCTCTTAGAACAACTTTGTGACAAAATGGTCATCCCCCAAGGCGTTGCCGATGAAATTAAACTGGGAGGCTACAACGACAGCGCAGCCATATGGATTGAGAAACACGCTCAACCTTTCATTCAGCCAGTATCAGTTATCGACCCAAAGGTTGCAAACTGGGATTTAGGACTAGGGGAAAGCCACGTCTTATCTTGGGCAATTGAACATTCTGGCTATGAAGCAGTGCTTGATGACTTAGCCGCCCGAAAAGCAGCCAAAGTTCTTCAGATACCAGTTCGAGGCACTATTTCAGTAGTCATCCTCGCGAAACAACAAGGTTTCATCACGTCCGTCAGAGAAGATTTAGAAAGTCTCATAGAAGTTGGCTTGCGAATTAGTCCAACTCTGATGAAACAGGCGATCGCCTTAGCAGGAGAAGCTTGA
- a CDS encoding type II toxin-antitoxin system RelE/ParE family toxin: MLEIRQTETYRKWFESLRDRQAKARINIRIRRLSLGNPGDVKPIGQGVSELRITYDPGYRVYFVEREKTIIFLLAGGDKKTQQRDIKTALKLAQNI, encoded by the coding sequence ATGCTGGAAATTCGCCAAACAGAAACCTACCGAAAATGGTTTGAATCCCTTCGAGACCGTCAAGCTAAAGCTCGTATCAATATTCGGATTCGGCGTTTGTCCCTTGGAAATCCCGGCGATGTTAAACCCATCGGTCAAGGCGTATCAGAACTACGAATCACCTATGACCCCGGTTATCGCGTTTACTTTGTCGAACGAGAAAAAACAATTATTTTCTTACTAGCAGGAGGAGACAAGAAAACCCAACAGCGAGACATTAAAACAGCTTTAAAACTCGCCCAAAACATCTAA
- a CDS encoding type II toxin-antitoxin system ParD family antitoxin — protein sequence MSLSLTHETEQRITQYLTNGQYHSADDVVLAGLQLLEQRQQRLNELREEIQIGVDQVEAGQVMDGETVFDRLFERLQGQ from the coding sequence ATGAGTTTATCTCTGACCCACGAGACGGAGCAGCGTATTACCCAATACCTTACGAATGGTCAATATCATTCGGCGGATGATGTAGTTTTGGCGGGTTTACAACTTTTGGAGCAGCGTCAACAACGGTTAAATGAACTCCGCGAGGAAATCCAGATCGGAGTAGATCAAGTTGAGGCAGGTCAGGTCATGGATGGGGAAACGGTATTTGATCGGTTATTTGAACGGCTTCAGGGTCAATAA
- a CDS encoding type II toxin-antitoxin system RelE/ParE family toxin, producing the protein MGKDYGEVAQDLRGIIVKDYVVFYFPRADGIDIVRIISGYRDLESLSIGEV; encoded by the coding sequence ATGGGCAAAGATTATGGTGAGGTTGCTCAAGATTTGAGGGGAATCATCGTAAAGGACTACGTTGTTTTTTATTTTCCAAGGGCTGATGGTATTGATATTGTGCGTATTATTAGTGGCTATCGTGATTTAGAGTCTTTGTCTATTGGTGAAGTCTGA